The proteins below come from a single Felis catus isolate Fca126 chromosome A1, F.catus_Fca126_mat1.0, whole genome shotgun sequence genomic window:
- the LOC101099699 gene encoding LOW QUALITY PROTEIN: protocadherin alpha-6 (The sequence of the model RefSeq protein was modified relative to this genomic sequence to represent the inferred CDS: deleted 1 base in 1 codon), translated as MTRQDLLMEIKQVFDMVITLEGPLGSRCLLLSLLLFVAWEEGSCQVQYSVPEEAKHGTFVGRIAQDLGLELAELVPRLFRVESKGRGDLLEVNLQNGILFVNSRIDREELCGRNAECSIHLEVIVDRPLQVFHVEVVVKDINDNPPVFRLKEQRVLIYESRLPDSLFPLEGASDADVGSNSLLTYRLSSSEYFSLDVKTNSDDNTQIGLVLKKSLDREEAPEHNLFLTATDGGKPELTGTVQLLVTVLDVNDNAPDFEQTEYEVRIFENSGNGTIVIRLNASDRDEGVNGEISYSFNSLVPTMVSDQFKIDPNTGEIVLRGNLDFEKVNLYKIRIDATDKGHPPMAGHCTVLLKVLDENDNVPQIALTSLSLPVREDAQLGTVIALISVSDLDSGANGQVTCFLTPHVPFKLVSTFKNYYSLVLDSALDRESVSDYALVVTARDGGSPSLSATASVSVEVADVNDNAPTFAQAEYTVFVKENNPPGCHIFTVSARDADAQENALVSYSLVERRVGERALSSYVSVHAESGKVYALQPLDHEELELLQFQVSARDAGVPPLGSNVTLQVFVLDENDNAPALLPLPGAGGAGGAVSELVWRSVGAGHVVAKVRAVDADSGYNAWLSYELQPAAGGARSPFRVALYTGEISTTRSLDEADSPRQRLLVLVRDHGEPALTATATVLLSLVESGQAPKASSRVLAGAAGAETALVDVNVYLIIAICAVSSLLVLTLLLYVALRCSAPPSEGACGPGKPTLVCSSAVGSWSYSQQRRQRCALGRVRPRPTSWLLALAIHPVH; from the exons ATGACGAGGCAAGATCTTCTGatggaaataaaacaagtatTTGACATGGTTATTACCCTGGAAGGCCCACTGGGATCTCGGTGTCTGCTGCTCTCGCTTCTGCTGTTCGTAGCCTGGGAGGAGGGCAGCTGCCAGGTTCAGTACTCGGTCCCGGAGGAGGCTAAACATGGCACCTTCGTGGGCCGCATCGCCCAGGACCTGGGGCTGGAGCTGGCGGAGCTGGTGCCGCGCCTTTTCCGAGTGGAGTCCAAAGGCCGCGGGGATCTTCTCGAGGTAAATCTGCAGAATGGCATTTTGTTTGTGAATTCTCGGATCGACCGGGAGGAGCTGTGTGGGCGAAACGCGGAGTGCAGCATCCACCTGGAGGTGATCGTGGACAGGCCGCTGCAGGTTTTCCATGTGGAAGTGGTGGTGAAGGACATTAATGACAACCCGCCTGTGTTTCGTTTAAAGGAACAAAGAGTGCTGATTTACGAATCAAGGCTGCCAGATTCTCTGTTTCCACTAGAGGGCGCGTCAGATGCGGATGTTGGCTCAAATTCTCTTttaacctatagactcagttccAGCGAATACTTCTCCCTAGATGTGAAAACCAACAGTGATGACAATACACAAATTGGGCTCGTATTAAAGAAATCCTTGGACAGAGAGGAAGCTCCCGAACATAACTTATTTCTGACAGCCACTGACGGAGGCAAACCTGAACTCACAGGCACTGTTCAGCTGCTGGTCACTGTGCTGGACGTGAATGACAATGCTCCCGATTTCGAACAGACTGAATATGAAGTAAGAATATTCGAAAACTCGGGTAATGGAACAATAGTAATCAGACTTAATGCTTCTGATCGGGATGAAGGAGTGAATGGGGAGATTTCATACTCTTTTAATAGTCTCGTTCCAACCATGGTTAGCGACCAGTTTAAAATAGATCCAAATACTGGAGAAATAGTACTTAGAGGGAATTTAgattttgaaaaagtgaatttATACAAAATTCGTATTGACGCGACGGACAAAGGCCACCCACCCATGGCTGGCCATTGCACCGTTTTATTGAAGGTTTTGGATGAAAATGATAATGTCCCTCAGATTGCATTGACTTCTTTATCCTTACCTGTCCGAGAGGACGCTCAGTTAGGTACTGTGATTGCCCTCATTAGCGTGTCAGATCTCGACTCCGGTGCCAACGGCCAGGTGACCTGCTTTCTGACGCCCCATGTCCCCTTCAAGCTGGTGTCCACCTTCAAGAATTACTATTCGCTGGTGCTGGACAGCGCCCTGGACCGCGAGAGCGTGTCGGACTATGCTCTAGTAGTGACAGCACGGGACGGGGGCTCGCCTTCGCTGTCGGCCACGGCCAGCGTGTCCGTGGAAGTGGCCGACGTGAACGACAACGCGCCGACATTCGCGCAGGCCGAGTACACGGTGTTCGTGAAGGAGAACAACCCTCCCGGCTGCCACATCTTCACGGTGTCCGCGCGGGACGCGGACGCGCAGGAGAACGCGCTGGTGTCCTACTCGCTGGTGGAGCGGCGGGTGGGCGAGCGTGCGCTGTCGAGCTACGTGTCGGTGCACGCGGAGAGCGGCAAGGTGTACGCGCTGCAGCCGCTGGACCACGAGGAGCTGGAGCTGCTGCAGTTCCAAGTGAGCGCGCGCGACGCGGGCGTGCCCCCGCTGGGCAGCAACGTGACGCTGCAGGTGTTCGTGCTAGACGAGAACGACAACGCGCCCGCGCTGCTGCCGCTGCCtggggcgggcggcgcgggcggcgccgTGAGCGAGCTGGTGTGGCGGTCGGTGGGCGCGGGCCACGTGGTGGCGAAGGTGCGCGCGGTGGACGCGGACTCGGGCTACAACGCGTGGCTGTCGTACGAGCTGCAGCCGGCGGCGGGTGGCGCGCGCAGCCCGTTCCGCGTGGCGCTGTACACGGGCGAGATCAGCACGACGCGCAGCCTGGACGAGGCGGACTCGCCGCGCCAGCGCCTGCTGGTGCTGGTGAGGGACCACGGCGAGCCGGCGCTGACGGCCACGGCCACCGTGCTGCTGTCGCTGGTGGAGAGCGGCCAGGCGCCCAAGGCCTCGTCGCGGGTGTTGGCGGGCGCCGCTGGCGCGGAGACGGCGCTGGTGGATGTCAACGTGTACCTGATCATCGCCATCTGCGCGGTGTCCAGCCTGCTGGTGCTCACGCTGCTGCTGTACGTGGCGCTGCGGTGCTCGGCGCCGCCCAGCGAGGGCGCGTGCGGGCCGGGGAAGCCCACGCTGGTGTGTTCCAGCGCGGTGGGGAGCTGGTCGTACTCGCAGCAGAGGCGGCAGAGG TGTGCTCTGGGGAGGGTCCGCCCAAGACCGACCTCATGGCTTTTAGCCCTGGCCATCCACCCTGTCCATTAG